GGAGAGTAAGGAAATTTTACTATAATAGAAGGCAACTTTTGCTCCTAGAGTCCTATCGTCCTATTGTTTAGTGTTTCGAAATAAAAAGTTGCGGGGGTTATGAATTTATGCAGTCACGCGCGGCAATCTATATTTGGTGCAAGATTTTGAATTTGGAATCTCGGTTCATTTTGTAGTTTGCAAAACTCTGTTCATTTAATCTTGCTGGTTACTGAGTTTATCTTGCATTTTTATGTATCAGTTACAATCCTTGTGCTTTCTGTATTCACTACACAACGACCCAGATTTTGATGCCTGCCTATCTTGGTTCACTAGGTACCAAGAGATCTTGACAGACCCTAGTTATGCTGGCCAGTTTGTTTTAATGACAAATCCTCATATTGGCAATACAGGAATTAACGTTGGTAAGTCCTACTTGTATAAAATAGTGGAAAATTTTGTCTCCTACTATTTAAATTTAAAGTTGGGATGCCATTCTGAGCAGATGATGAAGAATCACAACAATGCTTCCTTGCCGGCCTAGTGGTCCGTAGTTTAAGTATGAGGTATGCGTTCTTATATTTGCTATAGCACTGCGTTAAAATTTAAGAATATGCATGTTTTTTCCCATATCCATTACCTTTCTGATCTTGTAATTTATACTTTTATCTAGTACTTCAAATTGGAGGTGCACAGAACATCTAAGTGATTACTTGGCTAAAAGGAATATCATGGGAATATGTAAGTTTTATATAGGAATCCTGACTTTAGGGTTTATGTTACTGCGCGTTTGGATACGAGAATATTGTGATTCTGGTTCAAGAAGTTTTGCCTAATGTATAtgttttttccttttgattaaaaACAATAGATGATGTGGATACACGTGCAATTACTCGTAGATTAAGACAAGATGGAAGTCTCAGAGGTGTACTGAGCACAGATGCTTCAAAAACTGACAAGGATCTTCTTGAAATGTCACATAACTGGAGTATCGTCGGTAAGTTTCTGTTGATATATTTCGTGAAGCTTACTCTCAAACATCCCCCAGACACCCTCCTTTTTCTCCGGAGGGTCACTGAAACCACAATATATCTTGTAGCAGAGGCCATAAAATTTGTTCTGCGTAAGGTTGGAACAGGCAAGAGTCTATGTATGCTTTTCTGCTGTAATAATGAAGTCTAATGTGGTGTCAAAACTGTTTTGCAGGTGTTGATCTCATAAGCGGTGTCTCCTGCTCTGCTCCATATGAGTGGGTAGATAAGACAGGTTCTGAGTGGGAATTCAACACTGCCAGTGGTGTTGGAAAGAGGTTTCATGTAGGTATCAAAACTCAAATATTATTTATGTAGTAATGATTATATTGCTGGAGTCTCTGAACCACTGTTGTATGGCGGATTGAAGGTTGTCGCATATGACTTTGGGATCAAGCATAACATACTGAGGCGCTTGGCATCTGCTGGATGTAAAATCACTGTCGTCCCTTCAACATGGCCAGCTTCAGAGGCTCTAAAGATGAAGCCAGATGGAGTTCTTTTTAGCAATGGTCCAGGAGACCCTTCTGCAGTTCCTTATGCTGTAGAGACAGTAAAACAAATAATTGGAAAAGTTCCTGTTTTTGGTATTTGCATGGGTCATCAACTGCTTGGCCAAGCACTTGGAGGTAAAACCTTTAAAATGAAGTTCGGACATCATGGAGGAAACCATCCTGTCCGTGATATCCGGAAAAACCGTGTTGAGATCAGTGCTCAGGTTTGTTTAACATATTCTTTACCTCTATCGGCCACCACTTATCTAGGTTTAATGAGACAATTAGTACACAATGAAAATATGTTGGTTGGAATATAGCAGCTGATGTGATTATACAAAGGCGTTATATAGTGTGCGTACATTTATTTGAAAAATCAATATGTCGGAATAAGCGCTAGGCTAATAAATGTTCTGCTATGAAGCATACCTTTTCTGGGTCAGTAGATTGTCAATCATGTACCGGATCTGGTTCTGTGACATGGATTATAGATAAGTACACCATAGTTGAACTGCAAACTAGCAACCCAATTGTTTCTTTTGCACAGCATGTTTTACTCATGTGGGTTGAGGACCGTTAGGTGTTACATCTGTAGATACAAAGAAATCTTTACACGATCCCATTAACAGGTTGGTGTATAGACGGAAAACACTATGAACGAAATCTTGAACTGGAGTTTCTTCTCTTTGTATGGGGAGGTCGTAAAAACTACAAAAGCTCATTTACAGGGAGCAAGCATTTGTAAAACAACAATAAACCTCTTTTACGAAACTACTTGAATAGCTTTCCGCTGTATATCAGGCTTCCCAAGTATAAATCTATACGTATATGTGGCTAACCACCTTATGCTGCTCCAGTATTTAGGATTAGCATGTCCTTATAATGGTGTCTCTGTGGGGCGGTATGAAATTTGCTGAATTTCATGACATTATTATTGACTCTACCTACTATTATAATGGAAAACTGATTTAAGGCTTATAATGGAAAACTGCAACTTTTTTcgtttgtggttgattttgactCTACCTACTATTGTGGTTGATAGCATGCCAATATCAATTTTGACTCTACCTACTATTATGGTTGATAGCATGCCAATATCAATTTTGACTCTACCTACTGAATGTATATGGTAGTTAATCGGTGGGAATTGCATTGCTCCTTCGTATTGATTCTTTCTTATGTTAAATTTTCAGAATCACAACTATGCAGTAGATCCTGACTCACTTCCTGAGGGTGCACAAATGACACACATCAACCTAAATGATAAAAGTTGTGCTGGCCTGGCGTTTCCTGCGTTAAACATTATGTCACTTCAATACCATCCTGAAGCATCTCCTGGACCTCATGATTCCGATTCTGGTAAAAGACGAATCTCTCCCTTCCCCTGCACACTTATTGTCATTTATGTTGCATGTGTTATCTACAGACTAATTATAAATTGGTCAGCCTTATTTCCCCTCGTCTCAGTTTAAACTCTAAAATCACGTGTTTAACATTAGTGGGTAAAGACTCACAGGGCCAGCCAATTGACTGGTCCAAACCCTGTGACCACATGCATAGTTGTGTTTGCCACCCATTGCATGAGAAGGATGTTAGTTCTTATCTCTCTTTGTAGGTAAACATCAATCCTTATGTTATGAAACCTGACCTAAAATGATGATTCCTGCAACAGTTTTTGGGGAGTTCATCAGTATGATGGAGCAAGCGAAACAGAAAGCAGAATAAGACACCATAGCTACATCATAAAAGCTTGCAATGTTGGTGGAAGTTGCTTGACCTCACAGGATCGCATATACTCCTGAAGGCTCAAGcccccttcttttctttttgttttttcaatGCTTCATCTTCATTGTATTATATCTTTTTGTAGTGATTTTTCCTCCTTGCTGACATTTATATTGCATTGTATGGCCAATTATCAAACCACTTACTGTGAAAAAGGTGTATGATTTTCCGAATGGGTGTTAAAACACTAGCATAGAAAACGAACTTGTAGATTTCCCAATTTCTCGACTAACCATCCCTCAGTGATTGTAGGGTTTCATTCAATGACTTGACCAACCAGACCCTATTATGTTCTGTTCCACTTCCCTGCGCTATCATATCAGATTTTGCTGAGATTAATCATCGGTGGATGTAAACGGGATTACCGTTCTACTCGCTGCTCACTGCACTACAGAACTATTCAAGGAAAGCAGAAATTTTATTACATAAACAGATAAAAGTGAAAAAGTACCACTGCATAGTGTTCTTTTTTCTGATAAGAGGTTATTTCTACAGCTGTATTCCATTAATCATTCTTCTTATCTCTCTCAGGAAATATCCCTTCAAGTCTACAGCTTTCTCTAATTCTGTAATAGTATTATTCCCTTTATCTTCAACAACTTGGCCACTAGCCAAGATGTCTTCACTAGTTCCCTGCAAGAACCCTCTCAAAAGAAAGATCTCTCTTACTCCTTCATCTGGTTCAACTGATCAACAAGGTTCTCCATTGAGCAGCATATCACCTGGTTCCTACACTCACTGTCTTTACATCTCCGATGAATTTGAGACTACTAAGAAGGAAGTCTTCAGAACTTTCCCTCATCAGAACCCACATTTCAAGCCACTCGAGAAGTACTCTCCTAGTATTCGTGATGCTATGAAGGTAGCACTAGAGTTGGACTTTGTTCATCTCGCTACTACTTTTACTCGAGCTGTAGATCCGGTGGAGTTTTACAAAGGTACATGGGATTACAGCTCTCAACTGTCAACTTTGGAAGAGATGGGGTATGATGTTAAGAAGATCTGGGAGAAGTTTGATGAGCTCAGGAGTATTGCAGCAGATGAAATAGTTAAcagagaaaacaaagaagaacttAAATCAAAGATGAAAGATTTAGAAGTCAAAGCACATTTCACTGAGAACAGGTTGTCTGAGTTAAGAAAAGAGATGATATTGTTGGAAGCTAATGCAAAGACTCAAGAGACAGAAACTCAGAATCTCAAGTCTAAGGTCAGGAGGTGCACTTTAAAAGAACAGGAGAACTTGGTTAATTTTAAAACAGCTGCAACAAAACCTTGGTAGTAATTCTAGCAGTAGCAGCAAGGACTGTTTTTTTCACTTCAGTAGTAGTAGTTAGTAGttagtagtagaagaagaagaaggaaaatagGAATGAGTTGGTGGTAGCCGGTAGGAACTTAAATCTCTGTTGTAAAAAGACTTATTTCCTTGAATGAAGTTTAGTTTTTTATCTGTAATTTCCCTTTCTTTGTTCTATCTTTCTTAATGGGGTAAATGTTTTAGCTGGACAGAACACTAACATGACTGATCATCCATTCTAAAATCCATACTAGTAACTACCATTTCTTCTTTTACCCCTTCACTTTGATAATTCTcgattaattccttttattttGTTAAGATTTCTTCAATCAATTTCTAAAGATCATCATTTGGGTGTTGGATTCTATAAGGCTGAATTACAGATATTAGGTTCCTCCATGTTACATAATGATCAGAAATCTGTCCACATTGACATTGGAGTCTTTGCACAATGACATTTGTTCTTAGTTCTGTAAAACCCTAGCTTTATGACAGAAACATTTCTTTAGTTTTTATCAATCCAATTGAAGGACATTGTGACTCATTtcagtttttgtctttttttaaaGGACTGACCCCTCTGCAGTACATccatccaattgaattctacttAGTTTGAATTAATAGACCCCGGTAGTCCAGTACCACTACCTCTTCCACCTACTTACTTTATCttagaacattttttttttttgatttcctacATTTTCATCCTCTTTCATGTTTTATCTTTTGTACAATTTCAAACACTAGAAACATTAACTTAATTGTAGTGATAACTATCTATAATAAATAAGGGTAATATATGGAAAAATCCATCTTGAAATTGAAAGTTTGTCTGTCTAATGAGACTACAAATTTTTACAACTCCGTCTTTATAATAGGGTCGGAGGGAGTACATTATAATAAAAAGCAGATAAGAAAATTCAACTTCTTACCAGAAAATATTTATTACACATGAATGTTGAACGAGAAGGGTCCATAGTtttaggaaatcctacaaccacacaagTATGAGagtaattgaattattgtccttATTTTTGATGGTCTATAtaaatatccttatcacataaTAATTATGTCCCTCTTTATCTATAAGCCCATCAGGGGCCCATCAATAATTTAGGGATTTCCAAATATATCCAATTTctgcttcttcttatcttctttatttctcATCCGGAGAAAAACGATCGAGCTCACCACCATCTTCATATCCGtcgccaccaccatcttcatcgttgccatcaccaccaccatcttgaTCGCTTCCACtacaaccagcaccaccacctccgTTACCTCCGCCACCACTATCAACAGATTTATTAAGGTCAATATGTTCTGCTGCTGTTAAATTTAAACTGAGAAATTGAAGAACGAaaggtgaaattagggttccttaGATGAAATTAAGATTGGGATCGAGTTAGATTATCAAAGAATCATCATCATCTCGGGTTCCTCCACCAAaaccatcaccatcacctccaTTACCTTCGCAACCGCTATCAACAAATCTATTAAGGTTAATATGTTCTGTTGTTGTGAAATCTAAACTGAGAGATTGAAGAATGGAATGTGAAATTAGAGTTCCTAAGATGAAATTAAGATCGAGATCGAGTTAGATCACCAAAGAAGATGAGGTTTCTGTTTGATTTGGGTCACAGTTGGTGATGGGAACTATTGGTGCTATTTTAATGGAGGTTTGAATCTGTGTTCGAGATCGAGTTCAATATGTTGATGGTGTTCcaggtatagcaattgtcctttcAGTAACCTACTTACTTcagtttttattggatcaactactgttgttgatcccctaaatgggatcaactattgttgttgacgcCTTTTTTTAGGTTGGTGGTAATGACACTATTATAATTGTATTTGTGTTGGatgtttttgatggtggtggaagGTATAGTTGTAGTGGTGGTTATTTGTGTTTTGCGGCAGTGGTGGTGGATGTTAGGGCAGTGATAAATGTTGCTTTGAATGATGTttatgtttttatgggattaattgttgttgttgacccattttatgggatcaactcctgttgttgacccaattttttatggatcaactactgttgttgatcctttcaactcctattgttgacaatatttccttggataaatataatcatgcttgtagtttaaatcatgctttGTAGCTTAAATCATGtatatttcttccaatgttgaacttgtggtgcaatggtagcatgactgactctatGTCAGATGACGCGTGTTCGACTCAAGCCAAGTTCACtctatttacatggatcaacttttattgttgatccaatttagtggatcaactaccattgttgatccactaaattggacCAACTTCTACtattgatccttttttttggGATCAACTATCGTTGTTGATCCCTTAAACTGGATCAACTTCTGCCGTTGATTCTATTTATAtgtggatcaactactgttgttgatacaaaaatatctgaaccaatgGTGGCGGCGATGGCGGCGAActagtggtggtgtaatggtggtggtgaaggagtggtggtgaaatattagtgctggtggcggttggtaggtggtggttgttgaacggtggtggtgaaatggtagttgaatgttggtggtggtggtgctagtggtggtggtgaagtggtagaggaagaaatttgttccattttgaaataaagaaaaatattatatgggtgaggatattaaggtaatctaattttaaatgggtaaggttattaaaaagttgGGACAAATTTATTGTTgtgtaaggatatatttattgggtgtcaaaagtagggacatataaataatgtacccatcCAACAATGATTAACCGATCTCAATGTAAATCAtctttttattaatcaaaatcacaAGATAATGGAAACTCTAAGTTTACTCTCtctacaatctttctctctcctgattTCTTGACTAAGGATTCTAAAAAGAACTCTCTCTTTACATGAACCATCTACTCTTTATATAGgttattacatagtggatgacagctaagagatcctttattttcgaaaTCCCTGTGCGTTATTATCACACATGTACATTAGTTATATTCGCAGACTCTACAAGCTTCgtacagatcttcacactttacttgtGACTAGGATGACATCATTCAATACGTCACCACATCTCAGTTGAGCGACGACCTTCGCACACACCTGATTCTCCTTTGCTCGCATATAATACATGTGCGATATTCtattcctacattttgcctcttcttgTTTCGTTCCCTTCGCAGAATGAGCGAAATGAGAATTTTCAACTTGCCTCATCGCACATGCTTATCTTTTCAAATTCCATCCTGCCGACATTCTTTTgcaattttagtttattttctacACGTGTCATCTTCATTGTTACCGTCACGTCCTGTTTTCAACCGGTCACCTTCTTCAACCTATTTATTGATCAATtgatcatcatcattttgtattGCTGTTATTGTTTACTTAATCATCATCTTCCTTCATGAATCCCGATCAAAAGTAAGTATAATTTCTCGAAactatcttcttttcttttgattatCCTCCATCTTATCATTAATCTAATTCCCATACTGCTTGTAGAACAAATTCTCCTGCTGGTGGCATGAAG
This DNA window, taken from Papaver somniferum cultivar HN1 chromosome 3, ASM357369v1, whole genome shotgun sequence, encodes the following:
- the LOC113358614 gene encoding carbamoyl-phosphate synthase small chain, chloroplastic-like, with the translated sequence MATRAATTSLLSNPSFGSSSRRTSQHKTGNAVRVFTVIQCSASLSTSNSFTDTTQGRKGKPWKIADTRLVLEDGSVWNAKSFGASGTQVGEVVFNTSLTGYQEILTDPSYAGQFVLMTNPHIGNTGINVDDEESQQCFLAGLVVRSLSMSTSNWRCTEHLSDYLAKRNIMGIYDVDTRAITRRLRQDGSLRGVLSTDASKTDKDLLEMSHNWSIVGVDLISGVSCSAPYEWVDKTGSEWEFNTASGVGKRFHVVAYDFGIKHNILRRLASAGCKITVVPSTWPASEALKMKPDGVLFSNGPGDPSAVPYAVETVKQIIGKVPVFGICMGHQLLGQALGGKTFKMKFGHHGGNHPVRDIRKNRVEISAQNHNYAVDPDSLPEGAQMTHINLNDKSCAGLAFPALNIMSLQYHPEASPGPHDSDSVFGEFISMMEQAKQKAE